A genomic region of Nymphaea colorata isolate Beijing-Zhang1983 chromosome 2, ASM883128v2, whole genome shotgun sequence contains the following coding sequences:
- the LOC116246913 gene encoding NADH dehydrogenase [ubiquinone] 1 beta subcomplex subunit 7: MEVEGSSKKMIATQQEMMDAKVPIPYRDQCAHLLIPLNKCRVKEFYLPWKCESERHRYEKCEYELVMERVMQMQKIREEEKRLKEQQQQQKQPIPLIPKTANA; encoded by the coding sequence ATGGAGGTGGAGGGGTCGTCGAAGAAGATGATCGCAACGCAGCAGGAAATGATGGACGCGAAGGTGCCCATCCCTTACAGGGATCAATGCGCCCACCTCCTTATCCCCCTCAATAAGTGCAGGGTCAAGGAATTTTACCTCCCCTGGAAGTGTGAGTCCGAGCGCCATCGCTACGAGAAGTGCGAATATGAGCTCGTCATGGAGAGGGTCATGCAGATGCAGAAGATCcgagaggaggagaagaggctCAAGGAGCAACAGCAACAGCAGAAGCAACCCATCCCCTTGATCCCCAAAACGGCCAACGCTTGA